The DNA window ATATACAAGTCATTGATATAGGATAAGAAATGCTGTTTACACTTAAAATTGTCAATTTTGAATCAATTAAGAGTAAAGTTAACAGTCGATATTGCTTCGCAAGTGAATGGTGCATATCTATTAATCTTCAACTTTCAATTCTCCATTTTCAACTCCAAAAAATTCTACTATTAAGTTAAGGAATAATTTAAATCAATTCATTAATTCTATTTTACGAATGTTTTATTTTAACGTTTATTAACGGATGGTTTTTATTTCTTATTTTTGATGGATTCAATTTTATGCAATGAAATTATATAAATTTTCTTTATTGATACTGGTTTTGGGCAGCTCAGCATTTGCTCAGACCCAAAAATTTACTATGGCGGAGGCTGTAAATGGGATGAGAACCAATCTTGCAGTGAAAAATATTTCACAATTTTCATGGTCTGCAGACGGAAAATCGTATATCCAATCGGTGAAAGGAGGATATTTGGTTACAGATTTGAAAACCAATAAACAAGACACCCTGGTTTCTTTAACCCAGCTGAATAAACAATTTTCAAATGATAAGCTGAAAGCAGTTCCACAGATTAAGTTTGCAGGAACCTCCCAGGGTTATTTCAATAACGGTGGCAAAATGTTCTGGATTGAAAAATCAGGAAGTGACTGGAAAGTAAAAAACTCAGCCACAGTAGATCAGGATGCGGCTAATGTAAAAATGTTCGGGGACGGTCAGACTTTTGCCTTTACAGCAAAGAACAATTTATTTGTTAATAAAAACGGTAAAACGATTGCGGTAACCAATGAGGCTAATGAAAATATCATCAGCGGACAAGCGGTTCACCGTAATGAATTCGGAATTGATACCGGAATTTTTCCTGCTCCCAACTCAGAAAGTGTAGCTTTCTATAAAATGGATCAGAGTATGGTCGCAGATTACCCGATCATTGACTGGTCAGTAACTCCGGCCGTTAGCCACAACATTAAATATCCGATGGCAGGTCAAACTTCTCATCAGGTAACTTTAGGGGTTTTCAATATTAAAAATCAAACAACCACTTTCTTAAAAATTGAAGGTGAAAAAGATCAATATTTAACAGCCGTTACCTGGAGCCCGGATTCAAAATATATTTTTGTAGGCGTCTTAAACAGAGGTCAGAATCATATGAAAATGAATCAATATGATGCTGTGACAGGAGAATTGGTGAAAACCTTATTCGAAGAAAAAGACAGTAAATATGTTGAACCACAGCATCCGCTTACTTTCTTTCCAAATTCCAATACAGACTTCATCTGGCAAAGTCAGAGAACCGGTTATAACCATCTTTTCCACTACAGCCTGGAAAAAGGACTTGTAGCACAGATTACAAAAGGAGACTGGTTGGTAACGGATATCTTAGGTTTTAATGAAAAGAAAAAAGAAATTTTCTTTACGTCAACAAAAGAAACACCTTTAGAAAGACATTTATATAAGATCAATTGGGCTAATTTCAAAATGCAGAGACTGGATGATGCTCCGGGAATGCACATCGGAACATTGAGTAGTGACGGAAATTATTTGTTTGATGCATACAGCAATGCAAACTCGCCGAGAGTTGGTAATATTATCAATACAAACAATTTAAAATCTACCAATATTCTTACTTCTGAAAATCCATTAAAGAATTATCAGAGACCGGAAATTAAAAATGTAGAGTTAAAAGCAGACGACGGTACACCTTTATATGGAAAGATCATTCTTCCAACGAATTTTGATCCTAATAAAAAATACCCGACAATCGTTTATTTGTACAACGGGCCACACCTACAATTGATAACCAACTCTTTCCCGGCTTCCGGAAACCTTTGGTATGAATACATGGCACAAAACGGATATATTATTTTCACAATGGACGGAAGAGGATCTTCCAACCGTGGGATGAAGTTTGAGCAGGCTGTTTTCAGAAACCTGGGAACAACGGAAATGAACGATCAGATGAAAGGTGTGGAATATTTAAAATCTCTTCCTTACGTAAATGCTGATAAAATGGGAATTCACGGATGGAGCTTCGGAGGATTTATGACTACAAGTTTCATGCTTCGTAAGCCGGATGTCTTTAAAGTAGGCGTTGCAGGAGGGCCTGTTATCGAATGGAATATGTACGAAATCATGTATGGTGAAAGATATATGGATACGCCACAGGAAAATCCACAGGGATATGCAACAGCTAATCTTCTGGACAAAGTTCAGAACCTGAAAGGAAAGCTATTGATGATCCATGGAGCGCAGGATGACGTTGTAGTTTGGCAACATTCTATTAAGTTCATCAAAGCAGCCGTTGATAACGGAGTACAGCTTGATTATTTTGCTTACCCAGGACACCCGCACAATGTGATCGGAAAAGACAGAGTTCACCTGATGCAGAAAATCACAGATTATTTTGATCTGTATCTGAAGAAATAATGAGAAAATCCAGCCATTTTGGTTGGATTTTTTGTTGATTTTTGTTTGAAATCGCAAGGGCGCAAAGAAAGTTGATGTGATACTGTTGTAAGGCGCAAGGATTTTATCTGTAATAAAATTGTAAAAGGCTAAATAATTGTCATGAATTCACGAATGATTATTTTTATTTCCCGTAGATTACACGGATTTCGCAGATGATCGCTTAAAATGAACCTACCTGATTTCCTA is part of the Chryseobacterium lactis genome and encodes:
- a CDS encoding S9 family peptidase, with amino-acid sequence MKLYKFSLLILVLGSSAFAQTQKFTMAEAVNGMRTNLAVKNISQFSWSADGKSYIQSVKGGYLVTDLKTNKQDTLVSLTQLNKQFSNDKLKAVPQIKFAGTSQGYFNNGGKMFWIEKSGSDWKVKNSATVDQDAANVKMFGDGQTFAFTAKNNLFVNKNGKTIAVTNEANENIISGQAVHRNEFGIDTGIFPAPNSESVAFYKMDQSMVADYPIIDWSVTPAVSHNIKYPMAGQTSHQVTLGVFNIKNQTTTFLKIEGEKDQYLTAVTWSPDSKYIFVGVLNRGQNHMKMNQYDAVTGELVKTLFEEKDSKYVEPQHPLTFFPNSNTDFIWQSQRTGYNHLFHYSLEKGLVAQITKGDWLVTDILGFNEKKKEIFFTSTKETPLERHLYKINWANFKMQRLDDAPGMHIGTLSSDGNYLFDAYSNANSPRVGNIINTNNLKSTNILTSENPLKNYQRPEIKNVELKADDGTPLYGKIILPTNFDPNKKYPTIVYLYNGPHLQLITNSFPASGNLWYEYMAQNGYIIFTMDGRGSSNRGMKFEQAVFRNLGTTEMNDQMKGVEYLKSLPYVNADKMGIHGWSFGGFMTTSFMLRKPDVFKVGVAGGPVIEWNMYEIMYGERYMDTPQENPQGYATANLLDKVQNLKGKLLMIHGAQDDVVVWQHSIKFIKAAVDNGVQLDYFAYPGHPHNVIGKDRVHLMQKITDYFDLYLKK